The DNA sequence GCAGTAGGCATTGTCGTTGTCGGTCAACGAGTGCCTCAGCATGCGGACACGGTCCGCACCTATGAGAGACCCGGTGATCGCCGCCGCTTCCGGACGCGGACTGTGCACACCCTGGGTCGGTCTCGATTCAGGTCAAATATGCGGAAAATCAAACGTTACAGCGACAACGCGCCGGACAGGCGCGGCCTGTAAACCGGGGACAATCGATATGCCGCGAGACCACTGGAAATACGAAGGCATGCTTGCCGCGCCCGACCGCGTCGGCTTCCTGCCCATCCTTCCCCTTCCCCATCACGACCCGACGGCCCCACTGGCGATTGCCGACATGGCCGATGCCTTCGGCGTCACCCACCGCACCCTGCATTTCTACGAGGAGAAAGGCCTTCTGACCGCCGCGCGCATGGGGCCGATGCGGGTCTACAACGAAGACCACATCCGCCGCATGGCTGTCATCAACGCCTGCCGCGAGATCGACATGCCGATCGCCGCCATCCTGGAGCTTCTGACCGGGCTTGCCGGCACAGAAGAACAGGCGGACGCCGACCGCCTGTTTCGCGAGGCACTGCTGGCGCGGCGCCGGGAACTTGCCGCCCAGCAGGCAAACCTGCGCCGCCAGATGCAACGCATCACCGAGCTGCTCGAGAGCAGCGACGGCAGCGGTTCCGCGACCGATGATGATAGCCATGTCCATCTTTCCCCGATCGAGAGCGAATGCCTGACCTTCATGGCCGAAGGCTATCCGGCCCCACGCATCGCCGGCCTGATGGAGATGGATGTCGCAGCCGCGCTCACGCTCGAAGCCGGCATCATCCGCAAGTTCGGCGCCAACAACCGCTTCCAGGCAATCGCCAAGGCCGTACTCGCCGGCATGATCACGGCGGAGTAGCGTCTGGACGCAGCAGCCAAGGCGCCGGGGTTCGCAAGCGGCGCGCTTTGCTCGCCTTCATCCCCGTGTCGGCCACGCGGGTGAAGCCGCGTGGTGCCCGGCACCGGACAGCAAGAGACCTGCCGGCGGCTGGCAGCGCCGCCGGTTTGGGCGCAATTCGGCCGGGATCATCGACAATGGGATGTCTTCGACGCCGCGCGCATGGTACGAGGCGCGGAAACGACTGAAGTGAGATACCCCGATGCTTCCCTGGATAGAGCTTGACCGCGCAACCATTCCCGGCGACGGCGACGAGCTGCGGCTGAAGCAGCGCGGCCAGGAATTTTCCATCATGCTCGGCTCGACCGAACTGATGAACAGCCGGCTGAGCGGCTCGGAAGAGGCACTGGCGACGCTGGCCTACGAGCGCATCGCGGGCCGCAAAAACATGAGCATGCTGATCGGCGGCCTCGGCATGGGCTTCACCTTGCGGGCGGCCCTCGCCGTGCTGCCGGACGATGCCCGGGTGGTCGTCGCCGAACTCGTGCCGGCCGT is a window from the Ensifer adhaerens genome containing:
- a CDS encoding MerR family transcriptional regulator, which gives rise to MPRDHWKYEGMLAAPDRVGFLPILPLPHHDPTAPLAIADMADAFGVTHRTLHFYEEKGLLTAARMGPMRVYNEDHIRRMAVINACREIDMPIAAILELLTGLAGTEEQADADRLFREALLARRRELAAQQANLRRQMQRITELLESSDGSGSATDDDSHVHLSPIESECLTFMAEGYPAPRIAGLMEMDVAAALTLEAGIIRKFGANNRFQAIAKAVLAGMITAE